The following are encoded in a window of Pirellulales bacterium genomic DNA:
- the hslU gene encoding ATP-dependent protease ATPase subunit HslU, whose amino-acid sequence MRDLTPRQIVAELDRHIVGQQDAKRAVAIAIRNRWRRQQLSEEMRTEVAPKNILMIGPTGVGKTEIARRLAKLTGAPFIKVEATKYTEVGYYGRDVESMIRELVENAIGLVRESERAKVESEARERAEERLLDLLAPPPVGVDDESEEVSREAGERHERTREKMRARLLAGDLDDRKVELTIEQKAVPMMLTGMGMEQVDLDLQGMFEKIIPRNTSRRELTVKEARKVIQEQESDALINHEKVNASAIELAENVGIIFVDEIDKVVASEGKGADVSRQGVQRDLLPIVEGTTVQTRYGYVKTDHILFIAAGAFHRASPSELMPELQGRFPIRVELQDLTKDDFIRILTEPKSALTKQYRALLETEGVGLEFTADAVESLANFAFQVNQSTQNIGARRLYTIMERLLEELSFEAPEKKGDRLKIDAGYVNQRLEKVAKDEDLSQFIL is encoded by the coding sequence TTGCGAGACCTGACGCCGCGCCAGATCGTGGCCGAATTGGACCGGCATATCGTCGGCCAGCAAGACGCCAAGCGGGCCGTCGCCATTGCCATCCGCAATCGCTGGCGGCGTCAGCAGCTCAGCGAGGAGATGCGCACGGAAGTCGCTCCCAAAAATATCCTCATGATCGGCCCCACCGGCGTCGGCAAGACCGAGATCGCCCGCCGCCTGGCCAAGCTCACCGGCGCGCCGTTCATCAAGGTCGAAGCCACCAAGTACACCGAGGTCGGCTACTACGGCCGCGATGTGGAGAGCATGATCCGCGAGCTGGTCGAAAACGCCATCGGACTGGTGCGGGAAAGCGAGCGGGCCAAAGTCGAAAGCGAAGCCCGCGAGCGCGCCGAAGAGCGGCTGCTCGATCTGCTGGCGCCTCCGCCCGTGGGTGTGGACGACGAATCGGAGGAGGTTTCCAGGGAGGCCGGCGAGCGGCACGAGCGGACCCGCGAGAAAATGCGGGCACGGCTCCTGGCCGGCGACCTCGACGATCGCAAAGTCGAGCTGACGATCGAGCAAAAGGCGGTGCCCATGATGCTCACCGGCATGGGCATGGAGCAGGTCGATCTCGACCTGCAAGGGATGTTCGAGAAGATCATTCCCCGCAATACCTCGCGCCGCGAGCTGACCGTCAAAGAAGCCCGCAAGGTGATCCAGGAACAAGAGAGCGACGCTCTGATCAATCACGAAAAGGTGAACGCGTCGGCGATCGAGCTGGCCGAGAACGTCGGCATTATCTTCGTCGACGAAATCGACAAAGTCGTGGCCAGTGAGGGCAAGGGGGCCGACGTTTCGCGCCAGGGCGTGCAGCGCGACTTGCTGCCGATCGTCGAGGGCACGACGGTGCAAACGCGCTACGGCTACGTGAAGACCGACCACATTCTGTTCATTGCGGCAGGCGCGTTTCATCGTGCCAGCCCCAGCGAGCTGATGCCCGAACTGCAAGGCCGGTTTCCCATTCGCGTCGAGTTGCAAGACCTGACGAAAGACGATTTCATTCGCATTTTGACGGAGCCGAAGAGCGCCTTGACCAAGCAGTATCGCGCGCTTTTGGAGACGGAGGGCGTGGGACTGGAGTTCACGGCCGATGCGGTCGAATCGCTGGCCAATTTTGCCTTTCAAGTCAACCAGTCGACGCAGAACATCGGCGCCCGGCGGCTCTACACGATCATGGAACGTTTGCTGGAAGAACTTAGTTTCGAGGCGCCGGAGAAAAAAGGCGACCGCCTTAAGATTGATGCCGGGTACGTCAATCAGCGCCTGGAAAAGGTGGCCAAGGACGAGGATCTGAGTCAATTCATTTTGTAA
- the hslV gene encoding ATP-dependent protease subunit HslV, with product MKSHSTTILTVRHRGTVAIGGDGQVTLGTAVMKGDANKIRRLLDGKVLTGFAGASADAFALLERFEAKLKDYPSNVPRAATELAKEWRTDRVLRRLEALMAVVDARYTLLVTGNGDVIQPTDGVLGIGSGGSYAVAAARALIAHSELSAAQIVRQSLEIAAGIDIYTNTNITLEELPCET from the coding sequence ATGAAATCGCACTCCACAACCATTCTCACCGTCCGGCACCGGGGCACCGTGGCCATCGGCGGCGACGGGCAGGTCACGCTGGGCACCGCCGTCATGAAAGGCGACGCCAATAAAATCCGCCGCCTGCTCGACGGCAAAGTACTCACCGGCTTTGCCGGCGCTAGCGCCGACGCCTTCGCCCTGCTGGAACGCTTCGAAGCCAAGCTCAAGGACTATCCCTCCAACGTCCCGCGGGCGGCCACCGAGCTGGCCAAGGAGTGGCGCACCGACCGCGTGCTGCGGCGGCTGGAGGCCCTAATGGCCGTGGTCGACGCACGGTATACGCTGCTCGTCACCGGCAACGGCGACGTGATCCAGCCCACCGACGGCGTACTGGGCATCGGCTCCGGCGGAAGCTATGCTGTGGCCGCGGCACGGGCCCTGATCGCCCATTCCGAGCTGTCCGCGGCCCAAATTGTGCGGCAGTCGCTGGAGATCGCCGCCGGCATCGACATCTACACCAATACCAACATCACCCTGGAGGAATTGCCTTGCGAGACCTGA
- a CDS encoding DUF262 domain-containing protein — MTAIHFNTVNQTYRQLLGNGLSYRVPRFQRDYSWSQDEWDDLWQDIQGVLLPTGEPAHYMGYLVLQTSDNKAFDVIDGQQRLTTLSVLVLAVLRVLQDLVEEGVEPENNRRRIEQLRSSYIGYLDPVTLVAQSKLTLNRNNDGFYKDYLLPLQKLPQRGLRASERLLRGAFEWFYRQVGEAYGPAGRGAELARLIDELSDKLFFTVITVTDELNAFKVFETLNARGVRLSPTDLLKNYLFSVVQRESAHAEEIESLERRWETMVGRLGGESFPDFLRTHWNSRKGFVREADLFKTLRAETPDKAGVFQLLRQMEEDLDVYAALSDPEDALWNDAERRHVRELRLFGVRQPWPFLLACRRAFDAGDFADLLRACSIVSLRYNVIGGMASNEQERVYNRVAQQVASKQVATPAETIQGLAWLYPPDNVFRAAFAEKVMRTTASRNRQVARYLLFSLERQLSGQDLDVDSPRYSLEHVLPENPDVHWPHFTDEQAIEAVYRLGNLTLLEADLNRTIGNASFDEKKPVYTQSGFLLTQRLPLDNAEWTIDRIAERQRWMARQATSIWRISQLD, encoded by the coding sequence ATGACGGCCATTCATTTCAACACGGTCAATCAGACGTATCGCCAGCTTTTAGGCAACGGGCTCTCGTATCGAGTGCCGCGGTTCCAGCGCGACTATAGTTGGTCGCAGGATGAATGGGACGACCTCTGGCAGGATATTCAAGGCGTTTTGCTCCCTACGGGCGAACCGGCCCATTACATGGGTTATTTGGTACTGCAAACCAGCGACAACAAGGCGTTCGATGTGATTGACGGCCAGCAGCGGCTGACCACGCTCAGCGTGCTGGTGCTGGCGGTGCTGCGAGTGCTCCAGGACCTCGTTGAGGAAGGGGTCGAGCCGGAGAACAACCGCCGGCGCATCGAGCAGTTGCGCAGCTCGTATATCGGCTATCTCGATCCCGTGACGCTGGTGGCCCAGTCGAAGCTCACGTTGAACCGAAACAACGACGGCTTTTACAAAGATTATCTGCTGCCGCTGCAGAAGCTGCCGCAGCGCGGCCTGCGCGCTTCCGAGCGCCTCCTGCGCGGGGCGTTCGAATGGTTTTACCGGCAGGTTGGCGAGGCGTATGGACCGGCCGGGCGCGGAGCCGAGTTGGCGCGGCTGATCGATGAACTTTCGGACAAACTCTTTTTCACGGTCATCACGGTCACCGACGAGCTGAACGCCTTCAAAGTATTCGAGACGCTGAATGCGCGCGGTGTGCGCTTGTCGCCCACGGATCTGTTGAAGAACTACCTGTTTTCCGTCGTCCAGCGCGAAAGCGCGCACGCGGAAGAAATCGAGAGTCTCGAACGACGCTGGGAGACGATGGTCGGCCGGCTGGGAGGAGAGAGTTTTCCCGATTTCCTCCGCACGCATTGGAACAGCCGTAAGGGGTTTGTGCGCGAAGCCGACCTGTTCAAGACCCTGCGAGCCGAAACGCCGGACAAGGCCGGCGTCTTCCAGCTTCTGCGGCAAATGGAGGAGGATCTCGACGTCTATGCGGCGTTGTCGGATCCCGAAGATGCGCTTTGGAACGACGCCGAGCGGCGCCACGTTCGCGAGCTCCGCCTGTTTGGCGTCCGGCAGCCGTGGCCGTTCTTGCTCGCTTGCCGCCGGGCCTTTGATGCCGGCGACTTCGCCGACTTGCTTCGTGCGTGCAGCATCGTGTCGCTGCGCTACAACGTGATTGGCGGCATGGCATCGAACGAGCAGGAGCGCGTCTACAACCGCGTGGCCCAGCAGGTGGCCTCGAAACAGGTGGCCACTCCCGCCGAGACGATCCAAGGTTTGGCGTGGCTTTACCCGCCCGACAATGTTTTTCGAGCGGCCTTCGCCGAAAAAGTCATGCGGACTACGGCCTCGCGCAATCGGCAGGTCGCGCGTTACTTGCTCTTCAGCTTGGAGCGGCAATTGTCGGGCCAGGACCTTGACGTCGACAGCCCGCGATACAGCTTGGAACACGTCCTGCCGGAGAACCCGGACGTCCATTGGCCCCACTTTACCGACGAGCAGGCGATCGAGGCCGTCTACCGCCTCGGCAATCTCACTTTGCTGGAAGCCGACCTGAATCGGACGATTGGCAATGCGTCGTTCGACGAAAAGAAGCCGGTCTACACGCAAAGCGGCTTCCTGCTGACGCAACGTTTGCCGCTCGACAACGCGGAGTGGACGATCGATCGCATCGCCGAGCGGCAGCGTTGGATGGCCCGCCAGGCCACGTCGATCTGGCGTATCTCGCAGCTCGACTAG
- the ppk1 gene encoding polyphosphate kinase 1, whose amino-acid sequence MPEQVFLAEHFINRELSWLEFNARVLEEAADESNPLLERVKFLAIFSSNLDEFFMVRVAGLREQAFGDGAPEDYSPDGLRAIVQLQRIAARSKELVAAQYRCWNESVLPQLAEQRIRMLKHNELSPDQRVTLDRFFTERAFPILTPMAVDPAHPSPRYHNRGLYLATMLEREHGLGPKHLFAVVQLPQVLPRLVPLSQGDDLQFILLEDAVSARLPELFGGFEVQSSTTFRITRDSDIELLEQESDDMLRLIEDRLKARQRGQAVRLEVAASSSEELIRMIVEPEELHEGDQNPPDSYSEVYRIPGPLDLTGMMDLLRVPGREHLRDPPFTPRIPRGRRSRGGDDIFANIRRNDILLHHPFESFDPVVEFVNRAAKDPNVLAIKQTLYRTSGDSPVTRALMQAAENGKHVTALVELKARFDEEANVSWARQLERSGVHVVFGFLDLKTHCKLSLIVRQEGGVVRRYVHLSSGNYNPTTALVYTDLGLFTANEDIAADASALFNLLTGYSQGHPWRKLVVAPADLHRRTIELIDEQAQRARQGRPSRIFAKLNSLVDYRVIESLYRASQAGVPIDLVCRGICCLRPGLPGISETVRVRTIVDRFLEHSRIFAFSPDDEARVFLASADWMPRNFYRRVEVMFPIEAPELKQRILTEIIPAYLRDNVKARLLRTDGSHVRIQPQEGEPRYRVQEELLSLRPELIVGDSGISGNGALVAGEAAAARA is encoded by the coding sequence ATGCCCGAACAGGTCTTTTTAGCCGAACACTTCATCAACCGCGAGTTGAGCTGGCTGGAATTCAACGCCCGCGTGCTGGAAGAGGCCGCGGACGAATCGAATCCGCTCTTGGAGCGGGTGAAGTTCCTGGCCATCTTCAGCTCGAATCTCGACGAGTTTTTCATGGTCCGCGTGGCGGGGCTGCGCGAACAGGCGTTCGGCGACGGCGCCCCGGAAGACTACTCGCCCGACGGCCTGCGGGCCATCGTGCAGTTGCAGCGGATCGCCGCACGGTCGAAAGAGCTGGTGGCCGCTCAGTACCGCTGCTGGAACGAATCGGTGCTGCCTCAGCTCGCCGAGCAGCGCATCCGAATGTTGAAGCACAACGAGCTGTCGCCCGATCAGCGCGTGACGCTCGACCGCTTTTTCACCGAGCGGGCGTTTCCGATTCTCACGCCGATGGCGGTCGATCCGGCCCATCCCAGCCCGCGCTATCACAACCGCGGCCTCTACCTGGCGACGATGCTCGAACGCGAGCACGGCCTTGGACCCAAACACTTGTTCGCGGTCGTGCAGTTGCCGCAGGTCTTGCCGCGGCTGGTACCGCTGAGCCAGGGCGACGACTTGCAATTCATCTTGCTGGAAGACGCCGTTTCGGCCCGGTTGCCCGAATTGTTCGGCGGCTTCGAAGTGCAGAGCAGCACCACGTTTCGCATCACGCGCGACAGCGACATCGAGCTGTTGGAGCAAGAATCGGACGACATGCTGCGGCTGATCGAAGACCGCCTCAAGGCCCGCCAGCGCGGGCAGGCCGTGCGGCTGGAAGTGGCCGCCAGCAGCAGCGAAGAGCTGATTCGCATGATCGTCGAGCCGGAAGAACTGCACGAGGGCGACCAGAACCCACCCGATTCGTACAGCGAGGTGTACCGCATTCCCGGCCCGCTCGACCTGACCGGCATGATGGACCTGTTGCGCGTGCCCGGCCGGGAGCACCTGCGCGATCCGCCCTTCACGCCGCGGATTCCGCGGGGGCGGCGTTCGCGCGGCGGTGACGACATTTTCGCCAACATCCGCCGCAACGACATCTTGTTGCACCATCCGTTCGAGTCGTTCGATCCGGTGGTGGAGTTCGTCAACCGGGCGGCCAAAGATCCCAACGTGCTGGCCATCAAGCAGACGCTCTACCGCACCAGCGGCGATTCGCCGGTGACGCGCGCCCTGATGCAGGCGGCCGAGAACGGCAAGCACGTGACGGCCCTGGTCGAACTCAAGGCCCGTTTCGACGAAGAAGCCAACGTGAGTTGGGCGCGGCAGCTCGAACGCTCCGGCGTACACGTGGTGTTCGGCTTTCTCGACCTCAAGACGCACTGCAAGCTGTCGCTCATCGTGCGGCAAGAGGGCGGCGTGGTGCGGCGATACGTCCACCTCTCGTCGGGCAACTACAACCCAACCACGGCTCTGGTTTACACCGATCTCGGCCTGTTCACGGCCAACGAGGACATCGCGGCCGACGCCTCGGCCTTGTTCAATCTGCTGACCGGCTACTCGCAAGGGCATCCTTGGCGGAAGCTGGTGGTGGCCCCCGCCGACCTGCACCGCCGCACGATCGAGCTGATCGACGAGCAGGCCCAGCGCGCCCGTCAAGGGCGGCCCTCGCGGATCTTCGCCAAGCTCAATTCGCTGGTCGATTACCGGGTGATCGAGTCGCTCTATCGGGCCAGCCAGGCGGGCGTGCCGATCGACCTGGTTTGCCGCGGCATTTGCTGTCTGCGTCCCGGCCTGCCCGGCATTTCCGAGACGGTCCGCGTGCGGACGATCGTCGATCGGTTCTTGGAGCACAGCCGCATCTTCGCCTTCAGTCCCGACGACGAGGCGCGGGTGTTTCTGGCCAGTGCCGATTGGATGCCGCGCAATTTTTACCGTCGGGTGGAGGTGATGTTTCCCATCGAGGCGCCCGAGTTGAAGCAGCGGATCTTGACGGAGATCATTCCCGCCTATCTGCGCGACAACGTGAAAGCCCGCTTGCTGCGGACCGACGGCAGCCACGTGCGGATCCAACCGCAGGAAGGCGAGCCGCGTTATCGCGTGCAGGAAGAGCTGCTCAGCCTGCGGCCGGAACTGATCGTCGGCGACTCCGGCATCTCGGGCAACGGCGCGCTGGTGGCCGGCGAAGCCGCGGCGGCGAGGGCGTGA
- a CDS encoding alpha/beta fold hydrolase → MSNEHDWRALYPFESHWLDLDGIRYHYLDEGQGEPLLLVHGNPTWSFHWCEIVKGLRGNYRLIVPDHVGCGLSDKPQRYEYRLARHIDNLRRLIDHLRLDNLTLLAHDWGGAIGLGAAVAEPERFRRFVLFNTAAFRSRRIPWRIRLCRTPLLGELAVRGLNAFARAALTMAVAKHERMTSQVRGGLLAPYDSWANRIAIHRFVMDIPLSPRHPSYATLKTVEHGLATLRKRPVMLVWGMQDWCFTPHFLERFLEFFPEAEVHRLFDASHYLIVDAHERIVPLVERFLAERAGQADF, encoded by the coding sequence ATGTCAAACGAGCACGATTGGCGGGCGTTGTACCCCTTCGAGTCGCACTGGCTCGATCTCGACGGCATTCGTTACCACTATCTCGACGAGGGCCAGGGCGAGCCGCTGTTGCTGGTGCATGGCAATCCGACCTGGTCGTTCCACTGGTGTGAGATCGTCAAGGGGCTGCGAGGCAACTACCGGCTGATCGTGCCCGACCATGTGGGGTGCGGCCTGTCAGACAAGCCGCAGCGATATGAGTACCGGCTGGCCCGGCACATCGACAACCTGCGGCGGCTGATCGATCACCTGCGGCTCGACAACTTGACGTTGTTGGCCCACGACTGGGGCGGAGCCATCGGCCTGGGTGCTGCGGTGGCCGAGCCGGAGCGATTCCGCCGTTTTGTGCTGTTCAATACGGCCGCCTTTCGCTCGCGCCGCATTCCCTGGCGGATTCGCCTTTGCCGAACGCCGCTGTTGGGCGAACTGGCGGTCAGGGGCTTGAACGCCTTTGCCCGTGCGGCGTTGACGATGGCTGTGGCCAAGCACGAACGCATGACGTCCCAGGTGCGTGGCGGCCTGTTGGCGCCGTACGATTCCTGGGCCAACCGCATCGCGATTCACCGCTTCGTGATGGACATTCCGCTTTCGCCGCGTCATCCCAGTTACGCGACGCTGAAAACGGTCGAGCATGGCTTGGCGACGCTTCGCAAACGCCCCGTCATGCTCGTATGGGGAATGCAGGACTGGTGTTTCACGCCGCACTTTCTGGAACGCTTTCTGGAGTTTTTTCCCGAAGCGGAGGTGCATCGCCTTTTCGATGCCTCACACTACTTGATCGTGGACGCCCACGAGCGAATCGTGCCGCTGGTGGAGCGGTTTCTGGCCGAACGTGCCGGACAGGCAGATTTTTGA
- a CDS encoding ATP-binding cassette domain-containing protein has translation MALLTLREISLDFGGPPLLDRVDWTVDRGERICLLGRNGEGKSTLLKLIAGELLPDAGEIVRPQSLRVARLPQEVPQGAGGSVFEEVAAGLRAAGREVRGAEHRVEAVLSRMELPPDAMFPSLSAGMKRRVLLAKALVGEPDILLLDEPTNHLDIDAICWLEDFLLRFSGTLIFVTHDRALLERLATRIVELDRGRLFDWRCDYATFLERKEAALAAEARRNELFDKRLAQEEVWIRKGIEARRTRDEGRVRALKAMREERRRRRDVQGVARIEAQQAEASGRLVIEAKGVSFAYGERPVIQGLTASIMRGDKVGIIGPNGSGKTTLLRLLLGELPPRQGTVRHGTRLEVAYFDQLKATLDEERTVQENVTDYETITFNGQSRHILGYLQDFLFLPERSRTPVKFLSGGERSRLLLARLFTKPSNVLVFDEPTNDLDIETLELLESLLAEYPATVLLVSHDRAFLNDVVTCTLAIETDGAVYEYAGGYDDYLEQRPAPARSAAAASPAPVAGKAAPRQEERRRKLTHKEKQELAALPRRIETLEAERREMHEAMSNPAFYQRPGVEIAQDNAQLSALEQELAAAYDRWEALEALAG, from the coding sequence ATGGCCCTCCTGACCCTGCGTGAAATCAGTCTCGATTTCGGCGGACCGCCGCTCCTCGATCGCGTCGACTGGACCGTCGATCGCGGCGAACGCATTTGCCTGTTGGGCCGCAATGGCGAAGGCAAGAGCACACTGCTCAAGCTGATCGCGGGGGAGCTTTTGCCCGACGCGGGCGAAATCGTCCGACCGCAATCGCTCCGCGTGGCCCGGCTGCCGCAAGAAGTGCCGCAGGGCGCGGGCGGCTCGGTCTTCGAGGAAGTGGCCGCCGGTCTGCGCGCCGCCGGACGAGAGGTGCGGGGCGCCGAACACCGCGTCGAGGCCGTCCTCTCCCGCATGGAGCTGCCGCCCGACGCGATGTTTCCGTCGCTCTCCGCGGGCATGAAACGCCGGGTGTTGCTGGCGAAGGCCCTTGTCGGCGAGCCCGATATCCTGCTGCTCGACGAGCCGACCAACCATCTCGACATCGACGCCATCTGTTGGCTGGAAGACTTTTTGCTTCGTTTCAGCGGGACGTTGATCTTTGTGACGCACGACCGGGCCTTGCTTGAACGACTGGCCACGCGCATCGTCGAGCTCGACCGCGGGCGGCTGTTCGATTGGCGTTGCGATTACGCGACGTTTCTCGAGCGTAAGGAAGCGGCGCTGGCCGCCGAAGCCCGACGGAACGAACTGTTCGACAAGCGGCTGGCGCAGGAAGAAGTTTGGATTCGCAAAGGGATCGAGGCCCGACGCACCCGCGACGAGGGCCGCGTGCGGGCGCTGAAGGCGATGCGCGAAGAGCGGCGGCGACGGCGAGACGTGCAGGGCGTGGCGCGAATCGAGGCCCAGCAGGCCGAAGCGTCGGGGCGATTGGTGATCGAGGCCAAGGGCGTGAGCTTCGCTTACGGCGAGCGCCCGGTCATTCAGGGGCTGACCGCGTCGATCATGCGCGGCGACAAGGTAGGCATCATCGGACCCAATGGTTCGGGCAAGACCACACTGTTGCGGCTGTTGCTGGGCGAGTTGCCGCCGCGCCAGGGCACGGTGCGCCATGGCACGCGGCTGGAAGTCGCTTACTTCGACCAGTTGAAGGCCACGCTGGACGAAGAGCGGACCGTTCAAGAGAACGTCACCGATTACGAGACGATCACCTTCAACGGCCAGTCTCGGCACATTCTGGGCTACTTGCAAGACTTTCTGTTTTTGCCCGAACGGTCGCGGACCCCGGTCAAGTTTCTCTCCGGCGGCGAGCGCAGCCGGTTGTTGCTGGCGCGGCTGTTCACAAAGCCGTCGAACGTGCTGGTGTTCGACGAGCCGACCAACGACCTCGACATCGAAACCTTGGAACTCTTGGAGAGCCTGCTGGCGGAATATCCAGCGACGGTGCTGCTGGTGAGCCACGATCGAGCGTTCTTGAACGACGTGGTGACGTGTACGCTGGCGATCGAGACGGACGGGGCCGTGTACGAATACGCCGGCGGCTACGACGACTATCTCGAACAGCGGCCCGCGCCGGCGCGATCGGCAGCGGCGGCGTCGCCCGCGCCCGTCGCGGGCAAGGCGGCCCCTCGGCAAGAGGAGCGTCGGCGGAAGCTGACCCATAAGGAGAAGCAAGAGCTGGCGGCGCTGCCGCGGCGAATCGAGACCTTGGAAGCGGAGCGGCGCGAGATGCACGAGGCGATGTCGAATCCGGCGTTTTATCAGCGCCCCGGCGTTGAGATTGCCCAAGACAACGCCCAGCTCTCCGCGCTGGAGCAGGAACTGGCCGCAGCCTACGACCGCTGGGAGGCGCTGGAAGCGCTGGCCGGCTAG